The following is a genomic window from Pseudomonadota bacterium.
TATTCGATTCGATGGCAATATGCTTAAGTTCATTTCGGAAGGCAAATTCGACTCTCCAGGATCCTACAATGGCAAACAAGACGAACTTGCTGATATTCCATTTCCTATGGAAGGCATATCACTACTTACAGGAAGTATATCTATTCCTGAATTTGGCGATGAAGGCAACAATGGGGCATATTATTACCCACTGATTGACGGTCCGGGTTATATTCCAGGGACTGCATTTGGATACAACTTCATCAGCGATACGCCAGTACCGCTACCACCTACGATACTTCTTCTTATACCCGGTCTGGTTGGCATTGCAGGATTGAGACGAAGGATTAAAAAATAAACCCGATTCAGTAGATTATTGAACATGAAAAGGCAGAGTTTTGACAGCTCTGCCTTTTTTTATCCTTCTTCTACTTCAATAATTACCACTTAATAATGTTGTATACCTTATCAAAATCCATTTTATTCAGTTCAGGAAGCCTTTTACAAAAATTTATTCTCATAATTTTTTCAGAAAATGACAATGACAAAAATACGCATGTCACCTACAATTCCAGTATATGGCCTTTTGATTTTGATCGTGGATTACTCTTTGAAAGTGCGTACTGTCAATGTTTCTGAAGATCGTCATAAGTGAAGGCTGAAGGGTGTTTTGCTCCCTGTCAATGTATTACAATAATTGTCGCAATTATCCTACATAAATTGTATGAAATGTCCTACATACAATAAATTATAATTGTTATACATTGTTATATTAAGTATGATAAAGCCAATCCACTCATGAGGGGAGGAGCAGAAAGCCAAGGATTATGAGACAATATTCAGATAGCCTTTGTTACCAGATTTATAAAAATAATAATATATAAGGAGGTTGCACAGAATGAAAAAGGTATTATTAATAGGTCTTCTTGCAGCGATTCTCGGTTTCTCGACCCTTGCCCACGCAAATTTGATCAGTAACCCCAGTTTTGAGACAGTAGGAGCTAATTAGGTATCTAACAACGTGGACTGGTGGCCCAACTGGACTGCAAGGGATGGTGGAATCAGTATAGATGTGAGTGGAGATAATGCAGGGAATATATCTCAAACATTCGCAACCGAAAACGGTTCAAAATACATAGTTTCATTCTGGCTGGCAGGAAACCCTTGGGGCGGCCCAACAATAAAGACACTCAGTGTTTCAGCTGGTAATATAACAGATAAGCAATTTACATTCGATACAACAGGGAAAGATATATCCAACATGGGTTGGACTGAGAAATCCTTTACCTTTACTGCTGTTGGCATTGATACAACCTTAATATTTCAAAGTCTTGACGGGACATGGTACGGGCCCG
Proteins encoded in this region:
- a CDS encoding VPLPA-CTERM sorting domain-containing protein, with the protein product MKRSKHFFVALFCLFALICGWGVTPVAANQMPYITVNELGNGFDLNGGRLDWGWSYEYLGIGYNAPVLTYVLPFSVTSGDVVLTEPETGLRSDIIRFDGNMLKFISEGKFDSPGSYNGKQDELADIPFPMEGISLLTGSISIPEFGDEGNNGAYYYPLIDGPGYIPGTAFGYNFISDTPVPLPPTILLLIPGLVGIAGLRRRIKK
- a CDS encoding DUF642 domain-containing protein, producing MDWWPNWTARDGGISIDVSGDNAGNISQTFATENGSKYIVSFWLAGNPWGGPTIKTLSVSAGNITDKQFTFDTTGKDISNMGWTEKSFTFTAVGIDTTLIFQSLDGTWYGPAIDLVSVEKAPVPLPSALYLLAPGLFGLVGIKRKYLG